ATTCCTTGGTGATATTTTTTCTTTGGCCAAGTAAAAATTTTTGCCATCTCCTACTATTGAGGACCAGTGTTTTTGGAATTTAAccttttttgggaaattttctaTCCTTTCGGCTTGGGAGGAAATCAGAAGGAGAAATCCAAGGGTGGCTAGTATGGAGTGGTTTGGAATAAATTCCTTCTTCCTAGATATCCATGCTTTTCTTGGAgattattttatgggaaaattcCAACCGATGAGTTTCTTAGGTTGAAGGGTGTGCAGATGGTTTTCCATTGTGAGCTCTGTTATAGTGCCTCTAAGTCCATTTTACATCTATGTTTTGAGGGTGAATACTTAAAACAAGTGTGGCATGGATTTCTGGATTATTTCGGTCTTCAATGGCCCTCCTCCAAATCTTTTGAAGAACTAATTGTATGGTGGAAAAGGAAGGCCAAGGTGGTTTCTTGTTCGATGCTTGGTTGACTGGTGTTGTCCTGGTTCCTTATGTTTTATGGCTGGAACATAATAGAAGGAAGTTTGAGGGGAAATCAAGAATAGTTAGTCACTCACTCAATATGATTCTAAATCTATTAAGGGAGCTAGCTAGTTCTTTCACTTCTCCAATATGCAATTCCCAAAGTTTGATCTATTCAAGAAGGTTGAAAATTTCTATCATCCCTAAACCAATGCAGATTATCATGGAGATTTTTTGGTGCAAAACTACTAGGAGATGGGTCAAACTGAATGTAGGTTATTCTATTGGTAACCCAGGTAGAGCTGGGGTGAGTGGAATTATCAAAGATGAGTAGTGTGTTACTAACTCAACCATCAGCATGTTCATTGGAGTAAAAACTAATTACATGGCTGAGTATGAGGCAGTAGTTCAAGGTATTAGAAGAGCTAAACTCTTGGGGTGTCAAAGTTGTGGATAGAATTTGATTTGACAATGGTATATTTACTCTTATTCCATTCCATGGTTTATTAAGCAGGATTGGATTGCCCTTGAATCTTTCTTGAATCAAATCCAATGGAaaatttcttattgttttagggAAGCGAATCCCATTGCGGAATACCTAGCTAAGCTAGCGACAAAAAGAGGAGAGTCTTATCAGTTGGTTTGCAGCTTCCCCCAATATGTTAGGGAGGCCTTATCGGATGATTTTATAGGGTGGGCGAGATATCATTTCAATTACTGTGAGTTATTTTATATAGGGTTTTTGTCGAGGTTGTGTATGCCTATCCTTTGTATTTCTTGAATTAGTCTAGGTATGAAAgtctgtacttttttacatCTTAATTTAAAATCTTGCtaacctttagcaaaaaaaaaaaaacaaaaaagttatcTCCTTCCATAAGAGAAAAGATTGTGTATTAAGGACTTTCAAATTAATAGGAAATAAGATCTCTTTTGATTGCGCTAACTTGGATTCCCTAAGGATAGCAAACTCCTCAAAAATAGGAAAgtattgatcttggttggggtTCTCATAGGTAAGTTATCTCTATAGAAATCAGTTGAGGGGAAGGGAGGCTTCCTTGCCAACGATTTCTAGCTTTATACAATACTGAGTTAGCCTACACTTGTTGTTGGTTGTGTTCACACTGATGTATACACGTAGGGTTTCTTCTAGAAGTGAAATCCACATGGTAAGGTATGAATCAACCTTGATGATGTGGCCTAGTCTGAACCGATTTGAAGCTTGATCTTGGCTCAATTTGGGATGCAAGTCTGGGCATGCATCATATCCTCCAGGTTGAAAAAGATTTTGTCCTCAAATTCTTGCCTTGATTAATGATGCTTATTACCCACCGGGGTTGAATGAAAACCAACAAAAGTCATTGGTTATATCTTCAATTGAATATAGTAGAATTTGCTACTCAACTTCAGATTTAATGACGGTAGCAATTGATGTGTTCATCCCTCAAATAAATGAGGGATTAAAATATGTCTTGTTGATGATGCTTATGCATTGAACAAATTACGGATCATCATATGTACTGGCAATTTTGATCCATTAGAACATGTCTCCATTCATGTTCTCTACTTCATtgtcaacaaataaataaagtcACACACTAGCAATGGCTCCAAATATGGATCTCAATACGTTTCAACCTTCATCGTTCCGTTCATGAAAAAATCTCTAGAAACAGAATCTGATATGCATATAtgatgaaatcaaatcaaagaacTATGACGTGATCTCCTCGACAGGAAGATTGGTGGTTGTTGGGATAGTTTCGTTGCAATGAAAATAGTAACTTACATTAAATGCAGCTAGCTCATCGTGTTGTGCTTCTAAAATAGAATCAGGTTCAAGGCTTTCAAACCACTGTGTTCGTCGACGTACTCATATTGGTACTCATCAAAGACTGAGGGGTTGTTCAAACCATCCTGATTAACAAATCGATCGCCTCCAATGTCGACTTGGGAAGCTGAACTTGTAATTTATGGTTTTTCATCGTCTTCAGTTTCGACTTGCAAAGACAAACTGGTAATTTCTTGTTCATTGTCGTTGAAGCTCATATATCATATACTTTAGTCCAGTCGGAGGATATGCGTCGATGGTTACTCCTCAttcaaatagattttttgaCTCTTTAAAGACAAAGACTAAGCAACAGACTCCTGCTTATTCGGACTCAAACATTACGAAGCATTCCTCAAACATTCATTCTCGAGCGTACTTTGGCAAGTTCTTGCTGAGCATGCAAAAGTTCACCTCAAGGCATAATTCAGCAAGTTCTTACTGAACAAGAAAAAGTTCTTCTCTTGCATTGTTGTCCTCGAAAAGTAGTCTTTGCGCGATTACAGTCTCTTTTGTTCTCCTCTAAGGCTTTGATACTACTTGCAACAGCCTAGTGGAAGCTGCGGGTCAGGAGAATCTAGAATGCATAGGTGTGTCACAGAATTCATCAATCTAATAAGGCCAAAACAATTGCAGGGAAACTCTCTTGAGTTCCAAAAGAGTATGTCTCAACTTTATTCAAATCTTCCATTAACTATCTTAATGAGCAAAGCTCTTACATTTATAAGAATCCAAAAATCTAAATCTAATATCTAAGCCTATTAAATGTTACACCTAAGATTAATTGCAAATTACATCACAAAATAAGAAGATAATTAAATACTAAAATAAATTCTAATATAAGCTAGGATCTTTGACAattaaaaatactaaaagagtaaattactcccccctcccctcgattatgcccgAATGCCAAACACCACCCCTGCATATTGAGTAATAGCTCTACCCTCCCCTGAACTCAAAAGATTCTATTAACCGTTATCCATTCTAGTTTGGCTTGACCCTTTGCACCCCGCAAGGGTTCTTCTCAATAGATTTGGTGATCACATCCGATATGATGCAAGCTCTGATAGATTGGCAAGGGTACAATCCATTCTTGTTGATGGTAGATGGAGTCATGGTCATCCCATTTGGGGGGAGCTTGGCAATATTAGCAGACATAGTGATTTAGGGCAGGGCTCAGTCATTTGGTTGGCTTCTTCATCTAGTTTATTCTCCACTAAATAATCTTGGAACATTGTGAGGTGTCCTGCCCAGAAGGTGGAATGGGTGTCCTTCGATATAGTTCAGGTCTTATATTCCCAGGCACTTGGCAACATCATGGAGATGTTTGGTGAATGGTCTCCCTTCTAAGGATCAGCTCCGAAAGTGTATAATATCGGTTGCTCCCTTCTGTTCTTAGGGTATAGAGAGTAGAGGGAACACTTATTCTTTGAGTGTTCCTTTACTAAAATGATTTCGATAAATATTCTGAGTATTTCTTCTCCTTATCGATGATCTTCGGGCAGCATCCTTTTAGAATCTATTTGGATTGGAAAGAACTTCAAGGGAGATTCTATTGGGTGTATTGCCAAGCAGGCGTTCTCTTCTAAGATTGCCCACATTTGGAAAGAGAGAAACTTTCGTTTAAATAAGATGAAGATGATGTTCCACGCTCTTATCCTAGGTTTGGAGTTTGCTAAATCCCAAGGTTTTTCAAATCTCTGGATTGAGTGTGACTCAATGGTTGTTTTCATGCTTGCTTCAAGGGCAGTGGTTTCCTGGTTTCTCCACCAGCGTTGGTATGGTTTGTTATCGTATTTGGGTTCGATTGCTTGGAAGATTTTTCATTGGTTCCGGGAAGCAAATCCAATTGCTGATTTTCTGGCTAAATCAGCGGCGTTACATCAATGTTCTTTAGTCATGGTTTCTTTCCCGGCCTCGATTCAGGACACCTTGGTTGTGGATGCCCAGGGTAGATCAAGATTTCATCCTGTGTATTTGTGATTCTTTGTGTCTTCGTAACTTTTTCCTCTTCTGatgatggccatgccgaaggtgggagAAGATTAGGTGTTCATTTTTGAGGGGTTTTGGTCCTCTATTTTTTGTATTCCTCTTTTCTTGGTGGTTTTTTAATATATGATCCTTtagcgaaaaaaaaaagacaaagatGATGCCTTGCATCATTAGAGACATCATTACAGATGTTGAGGATGTAGAGCTATTACTCCTATGTGAAGGCAATCCCCTAGGAACATCTATCTTCTTTAGAAATGGGGAATCCATCCTATCTAGATCGGGGGGCATAAGCCCTGGGTGAGTTGATATTAGGGGCAGGTCATTGTTGTTGAGGCtactttggtttttggtttggtttgatttgtaGTGCCTTTCAGACCTAGTGTTATTTTGTGGTTTAAGGGTTCCTCCTTGTGGCTTAATCTGGCTGCCATGTTGTTGTAattattttccttccttttcaaTAAATTGCTAGGGAGAAGGATAGGTATGCTAGCGATATACcgtatgtgtctatctctctcttccacccttcaaaatgactcccttacccctcaAAGGGACAAAGAGaaagacacatagggtgctagcatacccaaccttttcccaaattgatattacctataaaaaaataCTTATTAGACCAATATTGAGTTACCAGTTTTGTGGTCTCTCAATATTGATTTACCAGTAACTCAATATTGCTCTGATTTTAATACTTCATCctacttcatcaaagaaaatgaacGCAAGAAAAGGATGAAATTACATCAAGTATGGAGGAAAATATTTTAGTTTTTGCCTTTAGagtggcaaaaaaaaaaaaaaaaaaaaagaatttagaAACTCCAAATCCCTTAAGTTCCTAAAGATATTAAAAGAACTACAAAATGGTTTTAAAACCCCTAGGCttgatttgatatgatttctatttcaattttaaggggtgatttatattttagaaattgtttggtttgatttttgcacattatgtcagtgaaatagaaattcagacaTAGCTGAGGAGTTGTCTAaggatttctatttcatttgatttcactcttgctctttaatgagcacatgattaatttgatgggcaaagtagtaatttcatgtcaAAAATAAagcaccacccttcttctcctaatggtctcgtCATCACCAAGCCACCACCACGTCACCACCGCAAGTACCCCCACCACTGCTGCCACTACAACGCCGCCATcaccacccttcccaaagaaatatatagaatctattctcagaaattgaactaccaaatggaatttttttttattcttgaaatatttaatACTGATGCAactaaaacaatttcaattttttgtccaaaaaatctatttgttgactatttcatgaatcaatccaaaattgaattagaaatcataccaaatatgGCCTACGATATATCATAAAATTGTTTATGTTGTGGGAAATATGGTGACATTTTGCATAGCTGTGTTTGATATATTTCCCACTAAAATGACTTAGTTGCTGACGTAAAAATTAAACATTTTGAGGTATAAGATAACTCACATCAATTTGGAGTTTGTGCAAGTTGGGAGCGCTTCTAATCAAGCAGAGTCCCACTGAGATCATATGCAAATCATTAAAGCAGATTTCCAGATCCAATTTCTTCAGATGATAAAAAGTATTCGAAAGCCTCTTTGGTATCAAATCAGCAACAAAGAACTACACATAAAGATCATGCAAGAAATAGGTGTGAGAAAATATTTAAATGAATAAAGGGAAATGCACTAAATAATATTCATGAAACCATCTTACTTTCAGGAAATTCCCACCCACAGAAAGCATCTCAAGACCAACAAGACTTCCAAAAACCTTCATCAAACGAGAAATTCCATCTTGCTTATGATTCATAAGTACTCCTTCGAAACCAAAGCATTGCAAATTAAGAGACACATATGCTAGAAGTGGGGTGTTCTTGAAGCATATATTTTGCGTGACCTTACAAAAACCATCAACAACTAACTCTTGCAGCTTAGGAGCATTGATAATTAGGTCAGTGGAATCTGTAAACCCGTCTATCATCAATCTCTCAAGTATTGGGCACCTGGAAATAAGATCCTCAAATGTGAAGCCAATACAGTCAACTTTATAAAGAAAAAGGCTCCGGAGGGACTTAAAGCATGCCAGCATTGGTGGACTTCTAAGTGTGCAAAAACTGACTTCCAAATGAGTTAGTTGTTCGCAAGAGTAGAGAGATGCTAGTAACTCATAATGCTCAAACTGGGGCTGCAGGCGAAGGATTAGTTTTTGTATATAATTTCTTGATACGCATAGCATCCACTTATCTATTATATCTGGGGAATTTGGAATCCATAGATGAGAGATCTTGAACTTGCAGATTGGGCCTCTGTGGTTCAAGAGAACTCCATCAATAAATCTTGCAAGCTTGTCATTTTGGTTTATCAAATCATCTCCGAGGGAACAATCGAATATAAGTTCCGGAAGAGTAACCCAATTATATCTCCACTTTTTCGATAAGATGCATGTTCTCACGGCTTCCCTTATAGACAAACGAGAAAGGATGGTTTCTATGATGTTTGCAGGTATATCACTGATTTTATCTCCATGTAAACTTGGACCCCTCTTCATCTTTCAAAGGAATCTTGGCAAGTTGTGCTCTTAGTTGCTTCTGACATCCAAAATAGACTACGTTAGCGGATCACACTCATACACAATactgaaagaaaaaactcaTCAACAATAATAAGAAGTTCTTAAAAGgggcggaaaaaaaaaaagcagatgACATGGGATGAGAAATCGATTCAAACACATATGAGAACAAAAGGAATGCTAAGTAAACCTAATGAACATATTTGTTACAGTTGCATGCATGCTTAATCTGGCCAAGCACCtaagaagaagcttttgaaaacCTTTTCCATTAAATTTTGGCTCAACTAGATCGATAGACATACCTGTGGTTTAAACCCTCAATTCAGAGCTTAGTGATCGAGATTCTCTACCGGCTTCACCTCTGCAGCTGATTGCCTTCACGGTTGAGAAACGAAGATGATTTCTTCTACTACCGCTGTTCCATTTCACAGCATTGCTCCAATAAGGTTTTTAACTTTTCAACCAAGCGTTacgtttttttggtaaaaccgACCATTACTTTGGGGGACTTTAATCCGCTGTTGTAACTGCAACGCTGCTGTACTCATCGTACAGCATTGCAGGTGCCACGTGTGCATAGCGGGCCCCATATGACACATATGGCACCTGCAGCGTTGCAGTTACAGCAGCGAATAAAAATCCTACTTTGGGATGGTCGATACATGCATGAGGGGGGTTTTTAACTTTTTCAAATGAGCGTTACATGCATAACGCTTATCCGCTGGGCCTTTAGTTTTTTCAATAAAGGCTGTGTGGGCCCCTTTGCTTTTTTAACTATTGAACTTAGGAGAAAAGAAATCCTACGCGAATAGTGTAAAATTTAATTTCCACTTTAGACTGTTTCATGCAAGACATTTTCAAGCGCATCATTCATACCGTTAGATGGACCATTAGATGGATAAGGCAAAAGGTTTCGTACGCTGTCGTTGGATGGAGATGAGAAACAATGTATTGTACAGGGTCATATCCATTCAATAGTTGAAAGCATGATCGTGTACCATGCATGGCTATGTATGGAAACCtgtcccaaaaaataaaatgtacaatatatcaaaatttgaagaaactTCTCTATCAAATTATGCCATATAGAGCTATTTCCTTTTTTGCCCCTCAATGACAATCTTCTTCAAATAATTCTCAAGGGGCATTTTGATAAATAGGGTTTGAGCAATTAccatcactaccctacacttagcctatatttactaaaactaccctacattaaacttcttttctaaaactaccctgcttttaaacttttacatcctccttctaccctcatgtttttaaatacacAGATtatccttccttttcacctagtaacctgttattctatttaacctaccattcttcttctaattttactatttttgtcattaaaatgtaaaaaatgaaagcacccacccgctcCTCTCTCctgtttttgtattttgtttgttttttttttccttcaatttttatatttaatatatgaattttttattcaacatttcatcctcatcgttctttgAACAGATTGACCCGATCCTCACGTGACCcagttcttctccttcgtcttcGTTATAGCGTTACCTTCTTTGAAACCGATCCATCTTTTATGGATTTTCAACTGAAATCGCCAAGAAGGCAGATGATGAGTCATAGAATCCCCCACTAACCAGAAAGCACCATGTGGACATGCTGGGACCGACCCGAGCTATCTCGTGTCTAATCAAACCGGCTGCTAGAAGAGTGACATGGTCTAGGTCCCTGTCTAGCCGAGCACTGAGGCCGAGCTGGGGCCCACCGAGAACCGGGCCGAGCACACGATGCGTAGTGCCACCTCAAACACCAGACCAAGGGGACGATTTCCCCGCCTCCGGCTTGGCCGGGCTCAATGGCCGAGCATCAGGCCAGCCGAGCCTTGAGCCGAGCCCACTCAGGTTGGCCATGATTCAGCCGAGCTCCTGCACGGTTGAATAAAATCTTCATGGCACATACGCTggggccgaggccgagccctccccAGAAACCTTAATAACGGCGCACCAGAGATCGCGGTGCCACGTTAGCACACCCCTAGAATTACGGGATAAGGATCAAGCCACGATCCCACGCGATACCGAATCatactcccattaggactcctaccatagtgagagtccgaccccgaaaatcaCTCTCCATATCGCTCCGCGTGAAAGAGTCTTACCAaagaaggactcttaccatgcaaggactcctccaacctcctcatctcatcctataaatacccaggtatggagctcacaTGCTCAACtgactttttactagctgttatgctgttgcactggagacctgacttgagcgtcggagagtcccaagccggagccacaccggctctcttgcgctcactcggtttttggaggctcatccgtgggtgaaccgggcgatggaggttttcacatgcaacagatttggcatcgtctgtgggaacgactgTAGCTagtcatcgtcgtttctacgCAACCACATAGCAAAGACAATGGGCATGCAAACGAGATCGGGGCAACATGGCTCAGCCTCCCGTGGGGATGAGCCGCAACCCAACAAACGGGTGAGGCACTCGCCACCTCCCAAGACGCCGCAATAAGGCACAGCCGAAAGACCCCCACCCGGGGGAGTGACTCAGCACAGTGCGAGCGCCACCGCCAATCCGATTCCACTGCCAAAGGGTGGAAATGGAGGAAGTATGCTGGACACGGCGATCGTGGAGGGTCGGCCCCGAACTGAGCCTAATCCGAACGGGCTGAACCTACCGCTGCTATCACCCTTACCAGAGAATTTGGATCCCGAGGCCCCGGTGAATAATCGGCAAGTTATGGACCTTCAGCTACAAGTACTTTGCACTAATGAGATGCTGCGAACTCTCGTGGGACAGATGTCCCAAGGTGGGTTGTTAGGCTAGCCCTCGGCTACACCCCCTTGGCACAAGTACTCATTGGGGGGAATTTGCAGCAGAATGGTGGCCGGCCTTGGGCCAAGTCGAGTCGAGCAGCATCGTCTCATCCACCCTGTCAGAATACTCCTCCCCCGTGCCCCAATAGGAGCGCTCGATGGGATGAGCTGGAGCATCCTCGAAGCCCGAGAGCAGGACGATAGATTGAGCTGGCGGCGTTGGTTTCCAGAAGGTCGGTATTTTCCTATCGGCTCTGAGAGGACGGGCAGTAGGTGGGGCACCGAAAGCAAGGGGAGGAACCAAATGGGAGACGAGTCGCAAGGCGAGGGAGGAGAAAGATCTCGCTATAGCCCCCGGCATCGAAGCCCGCCTCTCCTAGAAGAACAGCAA
The nucleotide sequence above comes from Telopea speciosissima isolate NSW1024214 ecotype Mountain lineage chromosome 3, Tspe_v1, whole genome shotgun sequence. Encoded proteins:
- the LOC122655322 gene encoding F-box/FBD/LRR-repeat protein At1g13570-like: MKRGPSLHGDKISDIPANIIETILSRLSIREAVRTCILSKKWRYNWVTLPELIFDCSLGDDLINQNDKLARFIDGVLLNHRGPICKFKISHLWIPNSPDIIDKWMLCVSRNYIQKLILRLQPQFEHYELLASLYSCEQLTHLEVSFCTLRSPPMLACFKSLRSLFLYKVDCIGFTFEDLISRCPILERLMIDGFTDSTDLIINAPKLQELVVDGFCKVTQNICFKNTPLLAYVSLNLQCFGFEGVLMNHKQDGISRLMKVFGSLVGLEMLSVGGNFLKFFVADLIPKRLSNTFYHLKKLDLEICFNDLHMISVGLCLIRSAPNLHKLQIDAGSHVAYVLVYVDDILVTSSDSKQMFPHIDTEFWEVQDGREFSLNHLQNVIITSFYGLKPQLEFVKFLLTITPALEKISIHGFKEVDDQGHLMDGSSTLKELMQLPRVSMKAQIEYFEIGELVELGNE